In one Grus americana isolate bGruAme1 chromosome 1, bGruAme1.mat, whole genome shotgun sequence genomic region, the following are encoded:
- the NCAPD2 gene encoding condensin complex subunit 1 isoform X3, producing MAAAKEFHLPFAPADLLRDGGPGRYVVQEVLPACELPPALTAFRTAFRARGALAVLQHFDPLYSLLHHFRTVGTAVKEDALELMMQVVSHHSNELSAILGDSGLSHADRTAHLNTLKMNCYLLTGLVDAFETETCKNGLVVVDHAGKNKKNRTKISGSLWEEEREPLLRLLTQLLQLDLRQLWSGLVVEEEFVREIGQKCPQDLVRDASGVKGYATFITELAEQIPALVLSNMSVLLHHLDGESYMLRNAILAAMAEVLVQVLNGDQLEEAARGTRDQFLNMLQAHICDVNGFVRSRVLQLFTRIVRCKALPLTQFHSVVSLAVGRLKDKSVVVVKNAIQLLAAFLSNNPFSCKLSSTDLAEPLKKEVQKLQEMRDRDRSTAAPAITTEEEWEAMLPEVRAATQQLFQPLQEGEEEVLEVEETVENASEQITRLLRKLNYKSAARLTQKALCRFQGKEPFSGPTEENEEATILGVLKRLYTGSCPDENSEDPPHSNSSLKTQEVVAEEQSQTELVKQEMLVQYLQDAYNFSVKITEALSLISKMMYENCTSVVQEAIEFFVTVSQFGVPQALLGVRRMLPLIWSKEPGIKEAVLNAYRRLYLSPSGDSERARAQGLVHSLSLIMVDASLGTIQCLEEIISEFVQKDEIKPAVIQLLWERFTEKSQCSSLEQRAAVMLLGMMARGKPEIIGSNLDILVTVGLSEKVCEDYRLAQEVCNAISKLASNPKPALEKNNTPFRLPQDHMLFGCLSETVSKGFAQPSGHWIPFMEAAVMLIYQLAEGPEEICAHILQMCSQQVLDKLQEADGQKADAGDSPSRISDGATSLPTFLLMHLVSLVGQVALQQVAYLEVSVSAELRRRRILREEEKTKKRSDSSAKKQRPQSTGNETTMEEELGLVGASADDTEAELIRSICETELLDGKHLFSAFVPLVLKICNNPGLYSDSALSAAAALTLGKVCMISSEFCDSHLRLLFTMMEKSTLPGVRSNLIIAAGDLAIRFPNLVEPWTSHLYARLRDPCPSVRQTAGLVMTHLILKDMVKVKGQVSEMATLLVDPEEAIMGVAQNFFSELSNKGNAIYNLLPDIISRLSDPNCGVEEESFHTIMRHLFSYITKDKQTESLVEKLCQRFRTARTERQYRDLSYCLTLLPISERGLHKLQDNFDCFADKLQTPAVYSCFQTVLARFRRAGGKPETKALAEELEQKLSASHNQGLDSAETCQEGSETPMPEPAKQKPKASSRRQPLSTANRDEDFVTPQPRTLRNHKRVQKGHPSKKAIITFSSDEENSSEDELSAELKEDETPTKTTPITRSSARRLR from the exons ATGGCGGCGGCGAAGGAGTTCCACCTGCCCTTCGCCCCCGCCGACCTGCTGCGTGATGGCGGCCCTGGGCGCTATGTGGTGCAGGAGGTACTGCCCGCCTGCGAGCTGCCGCCCGCCCTCACAG CTTTCCGGACCGCCTTCCGGGCGCGGGGCGccctggcagtgctgcagcacTTCGACCCTCTCTACAGCTTGCTCCA CCACTTCCGAACTGTGGGGACTGCTGTCAAGGAGGATGCCCTGGAGCTGATGATGCAGG TGGTGTCCCATCATTCCAATGAACTTTCTGCCATCTTGGGTGATTCTGGGCTGAGCCACGCAGACCGCACTGCTCACCTCAACACTCTCAAGATGAACTGCTATTTGTTGACTGGCTTGGTGGACGCCTTTGAAACGGAAACCTGCAAGAatggtttggtggtggtggatCATGCTGGGAAG AACAAGAAGAACCGTACCAAGATCTCTGGATCCTtgtgggaagaagagagggagcCACTCTTACGGCTGCTCACACAGCTGCTGCAACTGGATCTCCGTCAACTTTGGAGTGGTTTGGTGGTGGAAGAAGAGTTTGTCAG GGAAATCGGACAGAAATGTCCACAGGATCTGGTTCGTGATGCTTCTGGAGTCAAGGGTTATGCTACCTTTATAACTGAACTGGCTGAACAGATTCCAGCTCTGGTGCTATCCAACATGAGTGTTCTCCTGCATCACTTGGATGGGGAG AGTTATATGTTGCGAAATGCCATTCTGGCAGCTATGGCAGAAGTGCTGGTGCAGGTGCTGAATGGTGACCAGCTGGAGGAAGCTGCCCGTGGTACTCGGGACCAGTTCCTGAATATGCTGCAGGCCCACATCTGTGACGTCAATGGCTTTGTGCGCAGCCGCGTGCTGCAGCTTTTCACTCGAATCGTTCGGTGCAAG GCCCTGCCTTTGACTCAGTTTCACTCTGTGGTATCGCTGGCTGTTGGGCGTCTCAAAGACAAATCTGTGGTAGTAGTTAAAAATGCGatccagctcctggctgcctTTTTGTCCAACAATCCCTTCTCCTGCAAG TTAAGCTCTACTGACTTGGCCGAGCCACTGAAGAAAGAGGTGCAGAAGCTGCAAGAAATGAGGGACCGTGACAGATCCACAGCAG ctccaGCAATCACCACAGAGGAAGAATGGGAAGCAATGCTGCCTGAAGTTAGGGCTGCCACACAGCAGCTCTTTCAACCActgcaggaaggggaagaggaggtgCTGGAAGTTGAGGAAACAGTGGAGAATGCATCGGAGCAAATCACTAGGCTGCTGAGGAAGCTGAATTACAA GAGTGCAGCCCGCCTTACGCAGAAGGCCCTGTGTCGCTTCCAGGGGAAGGAACCCTTCAGTGGCCCTacagaggaaaatgaggagGCAACAATCCTAGGTGTTCTGAAGAGACTTTACACAG GTTCATGCCCAGATGAAAACAGTGAGGATCCTCCACATAGCAACAGTAGTCTTAAGACTCAAGAAGTTGTAGCAGAAGAGCAGTCTCAAACAGAGCTGGTCAAACAGGAGATGTTGGTGCAGTACCTGCAAGATGCTTACAACTTCTCAGTGAAAATCACAGAAGCCCTGAGCCTGATCAGCAAGATGATGTATGAAAACTGTACCTCAG tgGTGCAGGAAGCCATTGAGTTCTTTGTGACAGTCTCGCAGTTTGGTGTGCCCCAGGCACTGCTTGGAGTCCGCAGGATGCTCCCCCTCATATGGTCAAAAGAGCCTGGTATTAAGGAGGCCGTGCTGAATGCCTACAGGAGGCTCTATCTGAGCCCCAGCGGGGATTCGGAGAG GGCCAGGGCCCAAGGCCTGGtgcattctctctctctcatcatGGTGGATGCATCGCTAGGAACGATACAGTGCTTAGAAGAAATA atctCAGAGTTTGTgcagaaagatgaaataaagCCTGCTGTGATCCAGCTGCTTTGGGAGCGATTCACGGAAAAATCTCAGTGCTCATCACTAGAACAACGTGCTGCTGTGATGCTGCTGGGGATGATGGCAAG AGGGAAGCCAGAGATCATAGGTAGCAACCTGGACATCTTGGTGACAGTGGGGCTGTCTGAGAAGGTATGTGAAGACTATCGCCTGGCTCAAGAAGTATGCAATGCGATCTCCAAACTTGCCAGTAACCCTAAG ccaGCACTGGAAAAGAACAACACACCTTTTCGACTGCCACAGGACCACATGCTCTTTGGGTGCCTGAGTGAGACTGTGAGTAAAG GCTTTGCCCAGCCAAGTGGTCACTGGATCCCCTTCATGGAGGCAGCGGTAATGCTCATCTACCAGCTAGCAGAAGGACCAGAGGAGATATGTGCTCACATCCTGCAGATGTGCAGTCAGCAGGTGCTGGACAAGCTGCAGGAGGCTGATGGGCAGAAAGCTG ATGCAGGGGATTCTCCCAGCAGAATCTCTGATGGTGCTACCAGTCTCCCCACATTCCTGCTGATGCACCTGGTGTCCCTTGTGGGACAGGTGGCACTGCAGCAGGTAGCATATTTGGAAGTGTCAGTGAGTGCTGAGCTACGCAGACGCCGCATCctcagagaggaggagaaaaccaAGAAGCGTTCTGACAGCAGTGCGAAGAAGCAGAGACCCCAG AGCACAGGAAATGAGACCACTATGGAAGAAGAGCTGGGCCTCGTGGGAGCCTCAGCTGATGACACCGAGGCTGAGCTCATCCGCAGTATTTGTGAGACAGAACTTCTAGATG GAAAGCACCTGTTCTCTGCCTTTGTTCCACTGGTGCTCAAGATCTGCAACAACCCTGGGCTCTACAGTGATTCAGCACTCtcggctgctgcagccctgacTCTTGGCAAAGTCTGCATGATCAG CTCTGAGTTCTGTGACTCCCACTTGCGCCTGCTCTTCACTATGATGGAGAAGTCCACTCTGCCCGGTGTGAGATCCAACCTCATTATTGCAGCAGGAGATCTGGCCATCCGTTTCCCCAACCTGGTGGAGCCTTGGACGTCACATCTGTATGCCAG GTTGCGGGACCCCTGCCCAAGCGTGAGGCAGACGGCTGGACTGGTGATGACTCACCTCATCCTCAAAGACATGGTAAAAGTGAAGGGCCAAGTGAGCGAAATGGCAACTCTGCTTGTAGacccagaggaggcaatcatgGGAGTGGCTCAGAACTTTTTCAGTGAACTCTCCAACAAG GGTAATGCCATCTATAACCTGCTTCCAGACATAATCAGTCGTCTTTCAGATCCTAACTGCGGCGTAGAGGAGGAATCCTTCCACACTATCATGAG acaTCTCTTCTCATATATTACAAAAGACAAACAGACAGAGAGCTTGGTGGAGAAACTTTGTCAGCGGTTCCGGACTGCCAG AACTGAACGTCAATATCGGGATCTGTCCTACTGCCTTACTCTGCTTCCCATTTCGGAACGGGGCCTTCATAAGCTGCAGGACAACTTTGACTGCTTTGCAGACAAGCTCCAAACTCCAGCTGTCTACAGTTGTTTCCAAACTGTGCTGGCTCGATTCCGCAGAGCAGGCGGCAAACCTGAGACTAAA GCGCTGGCTGAAGAGCTGGAGCAGAAGCTGTCTGCCTCCCATAACCAAGGGCTGGATTCAGCAGAGACGTGCCAGGAAGGTAGTGAAACTCCAATGCCAGAGCCAGCCAAGCAGAAACCAAAAGCAA gtTCACGCCGCCAGCCCCTGAGCACAGCCAACAGGGATGAAGATTTTGTAACACCCCAGCCTCGCACCCTCCGAAACCATAAGCGTGTCCAAAAGGGCCATCCATCCAAAAAAGCTATAATCACCTTCTCCAGCGATGAGGAGAACAGCTCTGAGGACG AGCTGTCGGCAGAATTAAAAGAGGATgaaacccccaccaaaacaacTCCCATCACCAGGTCTTCAGCCCGCCGGCTGCGCTGA
- the NCAPD2 gene encoding condensin complex subunit 1 isoform X1: protein MAAAKEFHLPFAPADLLRDGGPGRYVVQEVLPACELPPALTAFRTAFRARGALAVLQHFDPLYSLLHHFRTVGTAVKEDALELMMQVVSHHSNELSAILGDSGLSHADRTAHLNTLKMNCYLLTGLVDAFETETCKNGLVVVDHAGKNKKNRTKISGSLWEEEREPLLRLLTQLLQLDLRQLWSGLVVEEEFVSLMTGSCYRILENSSIGLQKYRATREAVTHLLAAALTHYDHMFSATLKITQMLQHFEHVAPVFAQAVSLWVSEYGLKSLVGELLREIGQKCPQDLVRDASGVKGYATFITELAEQIPALVLSNMSVLLHHLDGESYMLRNAILAAMAEVLVQVLNGDQLEEAARGTRDQFLNMLQAHICDVNGFVRSRVLQLFTRIVRCKALPLTQFHSVVSLAVGRLKDKSVVVVKNAIQLLAAFLSNNPFSCKLSSTDLAEPLKKEVQKLQEMRDRDRSTAAPAITTEEEWEAMLPEVRAATQQLFQPLQEGEEEVLEVEETVENASEQITRLLRKLNYKSAARLTQKALCRFQGKEPFSGPTEENEEATILGVLKRLYTGSCPDENSEDPPHSNSSLKTQEVVAEEQSQTELVKQEMLVQYLQDAYNFSVKITEALSLISKMMYENCTSVVQEAIEFFVTVSQFGVPQALLGVRRMLPLIWSKEPGIKEAVLNAYRRLYLSPSGDSERARAQGLVHSLSLIMVDASLGTIQCLEEIISEFVQKDEIKPAVIQLLWERFTEKSQCSSLEQRAAVMLLGMMARGKPEIIGSNLDILVTVGLSEKVCEDYRLAQEVCNAISKLASNPKPALEKNNTPFRLPQDHMLFGCLSETVSKGFAQPSGHWIPFMEAAVMLIYQLAEGPEEICAHILQMCSQQVLDKLQEADGQKADAGDSPSRISDGATSLPTFLLMHLVSLVGQVALQQVAYLEVSVSAELRRRRILREEEKTKKRSDSSAKKQRPQSTGNETTMEEELGLVGASADDTEAELIRSICETELLDGKHLFSAFVPLVLKICNNPGLYSDSALSAAAALTLGKVCMISSEFCDSHLRLLFTMMEKSTLPGVRSNLIIAAGDLAIRFPNLVEPWTSHLYARLRDPCPSVRQTAGLVMTHLILKDMVKVKGQVSEMATLLVDPEEAIMGVAQNFFSELSNKGNAIYNLLPDIISRLSDPNCGVEEESFHTIMRHLFSYITKDKQTESLVEKLCQRFRTARTERQYRDLSYCLTLLPISERGLHKLQDNFDCFADKLQTPAVYSCFQTVLARFRRAGGKPETKALAEELEQKLSASHNQGLDSAETCQEGSETPMPEPAKQKPKASSRRQPLSTANRDEDFVTPQPRTLRNHKRVQKGHPSKKAIITFSSDEENSSEDELSAELKEDETPTKTTPITRSSARRLR, encoded by the exons ATGGCGGCGGCGAAGGAGTTCCACCTGCCCTTCGCCCCCGCCGACCTGCTGCGTGATGGCGGCCCTGGGCGCTATGTGGTGCAGGAGGTACTGCCCGCCTGCGAGCTGCCGCCCGCCCTCACAG CTTTCCGGACCGCCTTCCGGGCGCGGGGCGccctggcagtgctgcagcacTTCGACCCTCTCTACAGCTTGCTCCA CCACTTCCGAACTGTGGGGACTGCTGTCAAGGAGGATGCCCTGGAGCTGATGATGCAGG TGGTGTCCCATCATTCCAATGAACTTTCTGCCATCTTGGGTGATTCTGGGCTGAGCCACGCAGACCGCACTGCTCACCTCAACACTCTCAAGATGAACTGCTATTTGTTGACTGGCTTGGTGGACGCCTTTGAAACGGAAACCTGCAAGAatggtttggtggtggtggatCATGCTGGGAAG AACAAGAAGAACCGTACCAAGATCTCTGGATCCTtgtgggaagaagagagggagcCACTCTTACGGCTGCTCACACAGCTGCTGCAACTGGATCTCCGTCAACTTTGGAGTGGTTTGGTGGTGGAAGAAGAGTTTGTCAG CTTAATGACAGGAAGCTGCTACCGTATCCTGGAGAATTCAAGTATCGGTCTCCAGAAGTACCGGGCCACAAGAGAGGCTGTGACACATCTGCTTGCTGCAGCTCTGACTCACTATGATCACATGTTCA GTGCCACGCTGAAGATCACGCAGATGCTGCAGCACTTTGAACATGTAGCCCCAGTGTTTGCGCAGGCTGTGAGCCTCTGGGTCTCAGAGTATGGTCTGAAAAGCCTGGTGGGTGAATTGCTAAG GGAAATCGGACAGAAATGTCCACAGGATCTGGTTCGTGATGCTTCTGGAGTCAAGGGTTATGCTACCTTTATAACTGAACTGGCTGAACAGATTCCAGCTCTGGTGCTATCCAACATGAGTGTTCTCCTGCATCACTTGGATGGGGAG AGTTATATGTTGCGAAATGCCATTCTGGCAGCTATGGCAGAAGTGCTGGTGCAGGTGCTGAATGGTGACCAGCTGGAGGAAGCTGCCCGTGGTACTCGGGACCAGTTCCTGAATATGCTGCAGGCCCACATCTGTGACGTCAATGGCTTTGTGCGCAGCCGCGTGCTGCAGCTTTTCACTCGAATCGTTCGGTGCAAG GCCCTGCCTTTGACTCAGTTTCACTCTGTGGTATCGCTGGCTGTTGGGCGTCTCAAAGACAAATCTGTGGTAGTAGTTAAAAATGCGatccagctcctggctgcctTTTTGTCCAACAATCCCTTCTCCTGCAAG TTAAGCTCTACTGACTTGGCCGAGCCACTGAAGAAAGAGGTGCAGAAGCTGCAAGAAATGAGGGACCGTGACAGATCCACAGCAG ctccaGCAATCACCACAGAGGAAGAATGGGAAGCAATGCTGCCTGAAGTTAGGGCTGCCACACAGCAGCTCTTTCAACCActgcaggaaggggaagaggaggtgCTGGAAGTTGAGGAAACAGTGGAGAATGCATCGGAGCAAATCACTAGGCTGCTGAGGAAGCTGAATTACAA GAGTGCAGCCCGCCTTACGCAGAAGGCCCTGTGTCGCTTCCAGGGGAAGGAACCCTTCAGTGGCCCTacagaggaaaatgaggagGCAACAATCCTAGGTGTTCTGAAGAGACTTTACACAG GTTCATGCCCAGATGAAAACAGTGAGGATCCTCCACATAGCAACAGTAGTCTTAAGACTCAAGAAGTTGTAGCAGAAGAGCAGTCTCAAACAGAGCTGGTCAAACAGGAGATGTTGGTGCAGTACCTGCAAGATGCTTACAACTTCTCAGTGAAAATCACAGAAGCCCTGAGCCTGATCAGCAAGATGATGTATGAAAACTGTACCTCAG tgGTGCAGGAAGCCATTGAGTTCTTTGTGACAGTCTCGCAGTTTGGTGTGCCCCAGGCACTGCTTGGAGTCCGCAGGATGCTCCCCCTCATATGGTCAAAAGAGCCTGGTATTAAGGAGGCCGTGCTGAATGCCTACAGGAGGCTCTATCTGAGCCCCAGCGGGGATTCGGAGAG GGCCAGGGCCCAAGGCCTGGtgcattctctctctctcatcatGGTGGATGCATCGCTAGGAACGATACAGTGCTTAGAAGAAATA atctCAGAGTTTGTgcagaaagatgaaataaagCCTGCTGTGATCCAGCTGCTTTGGGAGCGATTCACGGAAAAATCTCAGTGCTCATCACTAGAACAACGTGCTGCTGTGATGCTGCTGGGGATGATGGCAAG AGGGAAGCCAGAGATCATAGGTAGCAACCTGGACATCTTGGTGACAGTGGGGCTGTCTGAGAAGGTATGTGAAGACTATCGCCTGGCTCAAGAAGTATGCAATGCGATCTCCAAACTTGCCAGTAACCCTAAG ccaGCACTGGAAAAGAACAACACACCTTTTCGACTGCCACAGGACCACATGCTCTTTGGGTGCCTGAGTGAGACTGTGAGTAAAG GCTTTGCCCAGCCAAGTGGTCACTGGATCCCCTTCATGGAGGCAGCGGTAATGCTCATCTACCAGCTAGCAGAAGGACCAGAGGAGATATGTGCTCACATCCTGCAGATGTGCAGTCAGCAGGTGCTGGACAAGCTGCAGGAGGCTGATGGGCAGAAAGCTG ATGCAGGGGATTCTCCCAGCAGAATCTCTGATGGTGCTACCAGTCTCCCCACATTCCTGCTGATGCACCTGGTGTCCCTTGTGGGACAGGTGGCACTGCAGCAGGTAGCATATTTGGAAGTGTCAGTGAGTGCTGAGCTACGCAGACGCCGCATCctcagagaggaggagaaaaccaAGAAGCGTTCTGACAGCAGTGCGAAGAAGCAGAGACCCCAG AGCACAGGAAATGAGACCACTATGGAAGAAGAGCTGGGCCTCGTGGGAGCCTCAGCTGATGACACCGAGGCTGAGCTCATCCGCAGTATTTGTGAGACAGAACTTCTAGATG GAAAGCACCTGTTCTCTGCCTTTGTTCCACTGGTGCTCAAGATCTGCAACAACCCTGGGCTCTACAGTGATTCAGCACTCtcggctgctgcagccctgacTCTTGGCAAAGTCTGCATGATCAG CTCTGAGTTCTGTGACTCCCACTTGCGCCTGCTCTTCACTATGATGGAGAAGTCCACTCTGCCCGGTGTGAGATCCAACCTCATTATTGCAGCAGGAGATCTGGCCATCCGTTTCCCCAACCTGGTGGAGCCTTGGACGTCACATCTGTATGCCAG GTTGCGGGACCCCTGCCCAAGCGTGAGGCAGACGGCTGGACTGGTGATGACTCACCTCATCCTCAAAGACATGGTAAAAGTGAAGGGCCAAGTGAGCGAAATGGCAACTCTGCTTGTAGacccagaggaggcaatcatgGGAGTGGCTCAGAACTTTTTCAGTGAACTCTCCAACAAG GGTAATGCCATCTATAACCTGCTTCCAGACATAATCAGTCGTCTTTCAGATCCTAACTGCGGCGTAGAGGAGGAATCCTTCCACACTATCATGAG acaTCTCTTCTCATATATTACAAAAGACAAACAGACAGAGAGCTTGGTGGAGAAACTTTGTCAGCGGTTCCGGACTGCCAG AACTGAACGTCAATATCGGGATCTGTCCTACTGCCTTACTCTGCTTCCCATTTCGGAACGGGGCCTTCATAAGCTGCAGGACAACTTTGACTGCTTTGCAGACAAGCTCCAAACTCCAGCTGTCTACAGTTGTTTCCAAACTGTGCTGGCTCGATTCCGCAGAGCAGGCGGCAAACCTGAGACTAAA GCGCTGGCTGAAGAGCTGGAGCAGAAGCTGTCTGCCTCCCATAACCAAGGGCTGGATTCAGCAGAGACGTGCCAGGAAGGTAGTGAAACTCCAATGCCAGAGCCAGCCAAGCAGAAACCAAAAGCAA gtTCACGCCGCCAGCCCCTGAGCACAGCCAACAGGGATGAAGATTTTGTAACACCCCAGCCTCGCACCCTCCGAAACCATAAGCGTGTCCAAAAGGGCCATCCATCCAAAAAAGCTATAATCACCTTCTCCAGCGATGAGGAGAACAGCTCTGAGGACG AGCTGTCGGCAGAATTAAAAGAGGATgaaacccccaccaaaacaacTCCCATCACCAGGTCTTCAGCCCGCCGGCTGCGCTGA